Below is a genomic region from Rhodohalobacter sp. 614A.
CATTTCAGTGGCGCCGGGAGCTGAACATGCTATTGCTTTAGATCCTCTTCAGGTAACGGTTGAAGCCGGAAACGGAGCTCCCGTTATCACAGGGCTTGCCCAGGTTGCAATTATGTCTCAACAGATTGCAGACGCTAAACTTACCATCGATTTTGGAAAACCATTTTTCGATTTAGAGGTAAATATTGGGTTCGAAAAACTGCAGGATGTGAATATCACCGTTGATGGCTCTTCACGGCTTGTACTCAGCGGGGAACAGGGAGATCAGTATTGGTTTGTAGGAGCCCGGTACGATGCTTCCTTGTTCGACTTATTTAATGCCAATGCAGACATCCTCGCAGCGTGGAATCTGGATGTCAGTTCTCACCCGGAATACCAGGAATACACCAGTTTCGTCTCATCAGATTATGTAACCGGCGGCGAGATAAATGGCATTCATTTAGATGTAGCTACAGAGTTTGGAATTCCCAAGAAAGACAAAAAATGCGCCGGTTTTCTGGTTGGTGAAGCGTGTGGCTGGTTTCATAACAGCACCCGTTGCCAGTTAAATGCAGATTTCGGAGGTGGAAATTATGGGTTCTTTTTGGGTAGCGATTGGAGCGGCGGGGGGAATGTAGACTTTTTAGGATTTGATGTTATCGGTGCTGATGTCTCTGCCAGTGGCTCGGTTTCGGGGAGTTATATCAATAATGTATGGCGGGCAAACGGCCGGGCAAGTGCTAAAGTTTCCGGGTATATCGGGGACTGTAAGGTGGGTTGCCAAACCAAATTTTGCTGGCCAAGTTGTGGGCTTTTTGATTGCCCTATACCCAAGGGTGCCAGCCTGTGTGTGAGCGGCAGTATTGAGGTAGACTATCGTTCAAACCGTGGTTTACAGGTTTCACTTGATCTCTAAAAATCTTAAAAAATTGACTTCAATGAATCAAAAGAATCGTTTTAGACTGTTACTCATTTTTTTTCTGGCGGGTATTATCATTTCGCCAGCTTTGCTTCGAGCCCAGCAAACCAACGTTCAATATGTAGAGGATATGGTAAACTGGACGGAGAACGGGATGGTTGTTTTTGTATCAGATGCTGCTCTTTCTCCGGACATGCCGCAAACCGGGCGGGTTCAGGGAATTATTTACCGGAGTGTCGGCGATTCTACATCGTACGAAGAGATAGGGAGACTGGGACGGGCAGAATCACTGGAGGAATTTAAAGAACGAGCTTCCGATGATTTAATGGCTGCACTTCTTGAAAGTACTGATGCAGAGACGGAGGAAGAGGTATGGGAGTTTGTTAAAGAACATCCAAAATCAGATGATTATGGATTTTTAGCATTTGATTCTGATTTCTGGAAAGCGTTTGGTACGGCATATTTTGATACGGAAAGTATTGAATTTCCCGAGGGAGAAACGGTGTATTATCAAATAAGATACCTGATGGACGATGGTAGTGTGTCAGATTACAGGATGGTAAGCTCTGACGTGGTAGGCCATCAACCCCGATTGCTTCGCCCGCAGGTGATCGACAGAATGGAGAGAGATAGTTTGGTGAGCGGCACATGGTCATCTCCTATTGAGGGGTCTGAAGATGCTTTTTTCGGCTATATCTATAAACAAATGGGGGATGACGGTGAATTTGAACGGTTACCGGAGCGCTTAATGGCCAGGAGAAATGAAGACAGTCTGCTGGTTTATCAATGGGAGGAAGCTGTTGAACCCGAACGGGCGTACCGCTATTTCATTGAACCTGTTGATCTTGTTGGGAATACCGGCCCTCGTTCTGATACGCTGACAGTTATTTCCGTTGATTTTGAGAAGCTGCCTCTTTTAGGGAATGTAACAGCAATAGACACCACAGCCGGAATTCATCTCAGTTGGGAGAAAATTCCCCAGAAGCCCTATCTCACAGGAATCGAGATTCGGCGTTCGCGCGATGCCCGGAAAGAATTTATCACGTTAGATACATTATCAACCCAGGCAACGGAATATTTGGATACGCAACTCATTCCGAATAAATCTTACTATTACGAATTCAGAATTGTAACGATGCGCCCCAAAAACGAGCTGCCATCTGCCGTTGCGAGTGCTTCGTTTAAAAACGAAATGATGGCTCCGGCGCCACCTTCGGGACTTACAGCGGTTCGGGAGGGAGAAGGAATTCGTTTAGACTGGGATTCTGTTGAAGAGCCTGATCTGTTTGCTTACTACGTCTATCGTGGTACAAGCCGGTACGATTCTCTGGTTGTCGCCTCTCCGGCCATCAAAGATACAACCACATTTTTCGATGATAACGAAATTTTGAGCGGACGAACGAATTATGTCTACGCCGTTAAAGCTGTGAATTTAAGTGAAATGGAGAGTGATTTGTCGGAGATGGTGGTGATTCGTCCCGATCGTGTGGTTCGTCCACCGGCCCCAACCGGAATTGAAGGATATGCCGAGCAGCAGCGAATCCGGCTTGTTTGGCGCGATCAAACTTCACGAGATAACGCCGTTGAAGGCTATAACATTTACAGGAGCAGATCGCCTCTGGAAATGACACCAGACAGTGCTGCTGCCGCCGACCAGGCAGAACAAGCCGGGTTTGAGAAAATAAACGAAGAATTAATAACAACTACGGCTTTTGATGATACTTCCATCGAATCCGGACAAACATATTATTACGCACTCTCATCTATGGATGCATTTGGAGTTGAAAGTTTAATGTCGAATCCGGCGGGATTTACAGGTTCAACACTATCTCTTCGGCCGCCATCTCAGGTAAGTGTAAGACCCGTTTCGGAAGGGATTGAACTGAGGTGGAACCAAACTCTCCAGGATGGCGCAACAGGTTACCGGATTTTTCGGCGAAGCCGTGGCCAATCAGAGTCCACTGCAATCGGTCTCAACGATCTTGAAGAGACAAGATTCCTGGATCAGGATATTTCATCGGGAGAATTGTATTGGTATTCAGTAGCGGTGGTTGGGGAAGAACGAGAGAGTTTTACAAGCCGTGAAGAATCTGTCCGGGCCGATTAAAGCCATTTTTAGGAATCATTTTTGATAGATTTTTTCTGTGGATTTCGCATAAGACCACAAGAAATCATTAAAAAAACGAACCCCACATTTTAAAAACCGATTATGAAATTTATCTACTTATTCCGGTCTCTTCCTGCAGTTGTAATAACTTCGATGCTTCTTCTTTCCTGTTCATCATCAACCGGTCCTTCTGATGATGATGAAGGAGAAACCAATCAAAAAATAACGGAGCAAGGTGTAGATGCAGAACTTGGAGATGAAACGGAATATATAGATGATGAGACCGTAGAATCGGCCATGACCGAAGCTGACAATGAAAATCAAACCTATTCATTTAATCAGCAGGCACTGGCAGATGCCGGAATTGAGCTGGAAGTAGGAGAAGTTTTATTGATTTCAAAAGTGGCACTGGGACGAATTACATCCGTGAGCGAAAATAATGGACAGGTCCAGGTAAAAACAGAATTTGTTGCACTCAATGAAGCTTTTGAGAATGCCGATATCGAGTGGAATCAAACGTTTGAATTTACAGATGAAGTACTGGAAAAATCAGTAATGGTTTATAAAGGTAAAGAATACCATCCTAAAGAAGATGATACCGCTTGTGCAGGGCTTCAGGCCGGGTGCATCGGGTGGAGTTTTGATGTTGGCGAATATAACCTGAAAGGACGGATTGTTGGCCAGGGAGCCGAAGCAGAAGTGATTGTAATCATGTCGAAGCAGGTAGGCGGAGAGAATGTGGCATTTCGCGCAGAGAGTACGATTCAATCCATCGACAATTACACGAATATTCAGATTCGGGATCATGAAACTCAAAAGTTTGATTTTTCAAATCCCAATATGCGGGGTGTGGCTAAATTAAGCCTGGCAGCAGCGGCAGGAGGGTTTACGCAGGATTTAGGTTTTGGGCCTTATACCATGATTCGTTTCCCTTATGCAGTTGGCCCGATTCCGGTAGTACTTGCCATAAAAGTGCGTACAGTTGCTAAATTGGATGTGCAAAGTAGTGCTTCTGCCACTGCTTCCGTTACTTTTTCTTATGGAGGGAGTGCAGGGCTTACCTACGATGGCAAAGATATTACTATCAATGAAAATAAAGGGCTTGAAAACCCACAAATTAGTGAAGGTGCCGGAGATTTGGCTGCTGCTATTGGGCTGAATGTGAATGCTCAATGGGGCTTTACGGCGCCTGAGCTCGAATTGCAGTTGTTTGGAAACGTGTTGGTGCCATATTTGCGGCCCGAATTTTTTCTGGGAGCCAATCTTTGGTGGGGGCCCGTTTGCCAGAATGTAAACGTTCGTTACAATGTAAGTTCGGGTATTGATTTACACTTTCTTGGAAAGAGTTTATCTACCCTTGTAGAAACGCCGGTGGTAGAAGAACAACGCTGGGACTACTCATCACCTGAAAATTGTCATCAACAACATCAACAAAAACAACTTGCCGATCAGGGATATTTAATATTCAGGAATTAAATTACCCGCAATAGAGGTTTATAATTCAAAGCAGAGAATATTTTCTCTATTAAACTCTGATTTGATATATGAAAGGAAAACTCTGCCCGTTGTTCACTACGTGAATTCTACACAGAAAAGTGTTATTTTTTGTGGCTAATCCAAATAGATAAACAGGTATGAGTAAAAAAGGGCGCGTTCTGGTTGCGATGAGTGGGGGAGTGGACTCCTCTGTTGCAGCCGTAATGCTTCACAAACAAGGATACGAGGTGATTGGCATCACCATGAAAACGTGGGATTACCATCGAAGCGGTGGTAACGACGGGAAAGAAACGGGTTGTTGTACCGTGGAATCCATGAATGATGCTCGCCAAATAGCGGTTCGCCACGGTTTTAAACATTTTATCGTAGACATTCGTGATGAGTTTGGGAATTGGGTGATTGACCGGTTCATTGAAGATTATACAAGCGGGCGAACACCTAATCCCTGTGTGCTTTGCAATACGCATATCAAATGGGCCGCCTTGTTGAGACGAGCTGACAACCTGGGGTGTGATTATATTGCTACAGGTCATTATGCAAATGTGCGTGAAGAGAACGGGCGATATATCATTTCAAAAGGGAAAGATCACAATAAAGATCAGTCGTATGCGCTCTGGGGAGTTTCGCAAGAACATCTTGCAAGAACCATTTTTCCGCTTGGTAAATACCGGAAGACTGAAATCCGCGAAATTGCAGAAGAATTTGGTCTGTTGAATGTTGCCACCAAGCCGGATTCGTATGAAATCTGTTTCATTCCTGATAATAACTATCATCGATTTCTCAAGGATAAAGTGGATGATCTTGAAGAACGGGTTAGCGGAGGTGTGTTTGTTGACCAACAAGGCAATGTAGTTGGAGAGCACAAAGGATTTCCGTTTTATACCATTGGCCAACGTCGTGGATTGGATCTGGCGATGGGCAAACCTGTTTATGTGACTCATATCGATGCCGAGAATAACGTGATAACCATCGGCGAAAAGGAAGATCTGATCAGTACAACATGCAAAGCCAAAGAGATCAATCTGGTGAAGTACGACCGGATTCCCGGCGGTGAAATGGAGATTACAGGAAAAATCCGGTATAATGACAATGGCGCTATCGGAACGATCAAGCAATTATCTGATGATGATATACAGATTACATTTCCCGCAGGAAGAGAAGCAATCACTCCCGGACAAGCCGTAGTTTGTTATGAGGGTGATGATGTAGTGGCCGGTGGATGGATCCACAAAGTGAATGTGAAAATGGAACATCAGGTTGAGTTTGAAGTCTGATGTTTAGGTTGTTAAATGAATCTTTTTTGCTTTTTTAATATGTATCCACGCCTGATTTTTTTACTAATTATTACTCTTTCATTGGGTGTAAACGCAGCTTTTGCCCAGTTTGAAGGTGAAATTCGTTTCCGCGTCTTTAACCCGGATCAAAAATCGGAAGAGACTGTGAATATGGAAATGACTTTTACGAAAAATCGGATTTTTATCGATTCAAATACCTCCACAAATGTAATGGCGGGATTGCAGGCCAAAGGCGTATTGGTTCGTCATGATCTTCAGGATTTTGTTGTGATTACGGATCAACAGGAAGCTCTAAAAGTTGCAAAAAGCGATTTGGAGAGTTTGATTAACCTTCTCAACAGAATGAAGGGACGTGAAGAATCAACAGCCAGCCAGCCCTTTCCGTGGGAAGAGAGATTGGTGCAGACAGGCGAGCAAAAAGAAATTTTGGGATATAATGCCCATCAGTTTATTCTCAAAGGAAATGCCGAGGGAGAGTATGCTTCTGTCTGGTTGACCGAGGATATTGTTGTTGACTGGGGATTACTCTCAGATGCCTGGTATGCCATCGGTTCAAAGCAGATTGATCAGGAAGTGCCTATCGAAATTGTGATGAACAACCAGAGTTTTCCTTTATTGATTGAAGCCTTTGAGAAGGATGAGCTGGTTTTTAAAGCAGAGTCCGTTTCTGTTGATGAAAATACTTTTGACCGGTCAAAAACCCGGCTTTCTTCAGATTTAAAAGTGATTGGGCTTACTGATTTGATGATGAACATGTTCATGCAGCAGAACTAATTTCCAATGACATTCAAAAGCTTCCGGTTACTCGGATTTTGCCTACTTCTTACCGGTTGCGCCTACTTTTCCAAAAGTACAGAGATAGAAGAAGTGCCCGCTTCAGTATATCCGTTGCCAGATCCTGAAATTGCTGAAAAACTGGATTCCTATCGTGATTTTTTAAATGAATTGATGGGACAAAAAGTGGCAACCGTAGAAGATACACTCAAATTTGGCAAGCCTGAAGGATCTTTGAGCAATATTGTGGCTGATGCCCTTCGTTTCCAGGCTGCTGCTGAATTACGAAGTTTTGTACATGTTGGCGTTATCGGGGAAGGTTCTTTTCAGCTTTTTCTGCTTCCCGGGGACCTTACAGTAGGCGATGTGTATGAATTTATGCCCTATGATAATCACCTTGTGATATTAACCATGAAAGGATCTCGTTTAATGGAACTCATTGAACAAGTAGCTGAAGTGGGAGGCGCGCCCATAAGTGGTGTACGTTTCAGGATTGACGAAGATGGGAATCCAAATGGGGTTTTGGTAAATGCAGAAGTATTAGACCCGGACCGGAAATATCTTGTTGCTACCAGTAGTTGGTCGGCAAACGGTGGAGATCAATTCCCAGCATTGTGGAATATCTCCGACCGAATGGATTTGGAAGTATCCATTCAGGATTTGTATATAGAATATTTCCGAAACCAGGTAGTGTTAACTACCTCAACCGATGGGCGAATCCGGTAATGATTTCAAGAAAAGAGTTTATAAAACAGTCGGCATATTTGGCCGCCGGTTCCACCTGGCTTGCAGGGTGGGGAAGTCTGGCTGTAAATGATTTTGAAGGCGCATCAATTACAATTCTGTATACAAATGATACACATTCCCGCCTGGACCCTTTTCCATCCAATGCCAGGGAATTTTCGGGGCTTGGCGGAATCGCAAAACGGTCATCTCTGGTTAATAAAATTCGTGCAGAAGAGGATCATGTTCTTTTGCTGGATGCCGGGGATGTATTTCAGGGAACGCCTTGGTTTGATGTGTATGGTGGAAAAGTAGATTTCGAGCTCATGAGTGAAATGGGGTACGATGCGATGGCTATTGGGAATCATGAGTTCGATCTCGGGCTTGAAGGATTTGCTGAAGCAGCTCAACTGGCCAATTTTCCTTTTTTGGCCGCCAATTATTCCACACTCAATACTCCCATCCATCCATTCGTGAAACGTCAGATCATCAAAGAATTTGATGGGTTTAAAATTGGAATATTTGGACTGGGAATTCAATTCGATGGAGTGATTGACCGCTCTCTCCATGAGGGGGTGAGATATCGTGATCCATCTATCATTTCAAAGAGAGTTGTAGAAAGTCTTAAAAATTTTCATCAATGTGATTATGTAATTTGCCTGAGTCATCTTGGATATCAGTATGAAGGAAACAGAATTGATGATGTTAAGCTTGCCGGTTCAGTATCCGGCATAGACCTGATCATCGGTGGGCATACCCACACTTTTTTAGAGGAACCTGTACCGGTAGAAAATCCTGATGGATCAAACACGCTCATCACCCAAATGGGACATGGTGGAGTACACTTGGGAAGAATAGATCTGAAGGTTTCTGATGAATCGGAAAAGCCGACCATCACCAGTCAATATTATACAATTGGAGAAGAAATATAGGCTTGGTTTTCCGGGCTAAATCTTTCTGGTTACTATTTCAACAACTCCATTACCGCCACGAACCCCGTATATGGCAGCTTCATTCCCTTTCAGAACACGTACATAATCAATATCCCGAGGATTAAGCATTCGGTTTGCTTCTGAATAGGAGTGACCAATAGCATGACCATCAATTACAAAGAGCGGAGTGGTTCCGGAGGTGAAGGAATTTACACCCCGAATGTTAACAGAAGCATTATTTCCAGAACCATTAACATTTACCCCGGGCACTTGCCGTAAGTAATCAGCAAGGCTTTGGTAATAATTCATATCGTCGGAAATACTGCCTTCAGGTCTTCCGCTTTCTTCAGATACGGAAGTTCCCACTGATGAACAACCGGCAAACATGAGAGAAAGAGTGATAATCGATAGAAATAAAATTTGTTTCATTTTATTTGACAATTTTGGTTGATTGATTTCCATGATGTAAATACCATAGACTTATACGCCAATTTCCTTCAACTAAAATAATAGACAGATACCTCAACTGGCTATGATTTTTTAGTAGCGATCTCAATGACTCCGTTGGCTCCACGTACCCCGTAAATGGCGGCATCGGGTCCCTTTAAAACGCGAACGTAATCAATATACTTCGGGTCTAATAATCTATTTGCCTGGGAATATGAATTTCCCACAGCCTGACCATCAACCACAAAAAGAGGAGAGTTGCCTGAACTAAAAGAACTAATTCCACGAATAGTTACGTAGGCATTATCTCCTGAACCCCTTACACTTACTCCGGGAACCTGGCGCAGATAATCGGCAAGGCTTCTGTAATAATCTTTATCATCGGTGATACTGCCTTCCGGTCTTCCATTCTCATCAGCTACCGTATTGCTTACTGAGCCACACCCCGCAAATAGAAGTGATAAAGAAAAGAAAGATAGCAGTAGTATTTGTCTCATGTTTCCTCCGCTCTGGGAATGACTTTATCATCGAACTGCTCAGAATAGTATTTTTCAGTTTAGATTTTCCTGGTAACAATTTCAACAACTCCGTTGCCTCCTCTTACTCCGTAAATGGCTGCATCGGGCCCTTTTAAAACGCGTACATAATCAATATACCTCGGGTCAACCATTTTGTTAGCCTCATTATACGAGTAGCCAATGGCATTTCCATCGATAACAAAAAGTGGTGTAATTGGCGAATACCGGGAATCAAATGAGTTGTATCCCCTGATTGTTACTACACCTGAATTAATATTTACACCCGGCACTTTCTGCAGATAATCAGCCAGGCTGGTAAAATAGTCATTATCATCTGAAACACTTCCCTCGGGTCTGTCATTATTTTGTCCTGCAACGGAAGACCCAACAGATGAACAACCAGCAACCAACAGTGAGAGTGAGATGAGTGAAAGAAGGATAAAAGTTTTCATTGTAGTCTGCCTTAATTTAAAAGGGTTATACAGGATAAACGTTTAAAAACAACGCATTGTATTTGCAAACCTGAGGGGAGATAAGCTTTACACATTCACATGAAAAGCTATTTTAAGCAAACAATAGTTTAAATATGAGTGTGGCTACTCATACTCCTGAACCCGTAAAGCTATACTAATCAAGAAATATCAATCGTGCAATTCAAATACAGTTTTTAATACAGAACTGCCGTGCTGATTTGAACAGGATGAATCCAGCCGTGAGTATCTTCAATATTTCCGTACTGAATACCTGTAATAGCATCAAACATTTTTTTGGCAAACGGACCTATTTTCTCGCGGTCCAATGTTACTGTTTCTCCTTTATGATGGATCAAACCAACCGGTGAAATAACAGCCGCAGTTCCGGCTCCAAAGATTTCTTTGAGTGAACCATTTTTGTGAGCCTCAAAAACTTCATCGATAGAGATTCTTCGCTCTTCAACATTTAAGTTCCAGTCTTTTGCAAGAGAAATAACAGATCGGCGTGTGACACCGGGCAAAACAGTTCCAGCCAATTGGGGAGTTATCAATGTATCGCCAATCAGGAAGAAGATATTCATTGTACCAACTTCTTCAACGTATTTGTGTTCTTTAGCATCCAGCCAGAGCACCTGTGTAAATCCCTCTTGTTGTGCTTTCCTGGCAGGGAGAAAACTTCCTCCGTAATTACCGGCAGATTTGGCTTCGCCTGTTCCACCTTTAGCAGCACGAACATACTCATCAGATGTTGTTAAAGAAACCGGGTTGAAGCCTTCTTTGTAGTAAGCAGCAACAGGACTTGTGATAATATAAAATCGGTACTCTTTTGAAACAGTTGCCGCAATATATTCTTCGGATGCAAACATAAACGGGCGGATATAGAGTGAGTGCCCGTGCGTTTCAGGAACCCACTTGTAATCAAGCTGCAGGAGTTTTTCCAGAGCTTCCATAAATACTGATTCTTCAATTTCCGGCATGCACAACCTTTTGGCAGAATTGTTCAGGCGTTTGTGATGATCGGTCGGCCGGAAAAGGTGGATGGTATCCTCATCAGCATAATATGCCTTCATGCCTTCAAAAATCGCCTGGCCATAATGAAGTGC
It encodes:
- a CDS encoding fibronectin type III domain-containing protein → MNQKNRFRLLLIFFLAGIIISPALLRAQQTNVQYVEDMVNWTENGMVVFVSDAALSPDMPQTGRVQGIIYRSVGDSTSYEEIGRLGRAESLEEFKERASDDLMAALLESTDAETEEEVWEFVKEHPKSDDYGFLAFDSDFWKAFGTAYFDTESIEFPEGETVYYQIRYLMDDGSVSDYRMVSSDVVGHQPRLLRPQVIDRMERDSLVSGTWSSPIEGSEDAFFGYIYKQMGDDGEFERLPERLMARRNEDSLLVYQWEEAVEPERAYRYFIEPVDLVGNTGPRSDTLTVISVDFEKLPLLGNVTAIDTTAGIHLSWEKIPQKPYLTGIEIRRSRDARKEFITLDTLSTQATEYLDTQLIPNKSYYYEFRIVTMRPKNELPSAVASASFKNEMMAPAPPSGLTAVREGEGIRLDWDSVEEPDLFAYYVYRGTSRYDSLVVASPAIKDTTTFFDDNEILSGRTNYVYAVKAVNLSEMESDLSEMVVIRPDRVVRPPAPTGIEGYAEQQRIRLVWRDQTSRDNAVEGYNIYRSRSPLEMTPDSAAAADQAEQAGFEKINEELITTTAFDDTSIESGQTYYYALSSMDAFGVESLMSNPAGFTGSTLSLRPPSQVSVRPVSEGIELRWNQTLQDGATGYRIFRRSRGQSESTAIGLNDLEETRFLDQDISSGELYWYSVAVVGEERESFTSREESVRAD
- the mnmA gene encoding tRNA 2-thiouridine(34) synthase MnmA encodes the protein MSKKGRVLVAMSGGVDSSVAAVMLHKQGYEVIGITMKTWDYHRSGGNDGKETGCCTVESMNDARQIAVRHGFKHFIVDIRDEFGNWVIDRFIEDYTSGRTPNPCVLCNTHIKWAALLRRADNLGCDYIATGHYANVREENGRYIISKGKDHNKDQSYALWGVSQEHLARTIFPLGKYRKTEIREIAEEFGLLNVATKPDSYEICFIPDNNYHRFLKDKVDDLEERVSGGVFVDQQGNVVGEHKGFPFYTIGQRRGLDLAMGKPVYVTHIDAENNVITIGEKEDLISTTCKAKEINLVKYDRIPGGEMEITGKIRYNDNGAIGTIKQLSDDDIQITFPAGREAITPGQAVVCYEGDDVVAGGWIHKVNVKMEHQVEFEV
- a CDS encoding 5'-nucleotidase C-terminal domain-containing protein, producing the protein MTFKSFRLLGFCLLLTGCAYFSKSTEIEEVPASVYPLPDPEIAEKLDSYRDFLNELMGQKVATVEDTLKFGKPEGSLSNIVADALRFQAAAELRSFVHVGVIGEGSFQLFLLPGDLTVGDVYEFMPYDNHLVILTMKGSRLMELIEQVAEVGGAPISGVRFRIDEDGNPNGVLVNAEVLDPDRKYLVATSSWSANGGDQFPALWNISDRMDLEVSIQDLYIEYFRNQVVLTTSTDGRIR
- a CDS encoding bifunctional metallophosphatase/5'-nucleotidase; the protein is MISRKEFIKQSAYLAAGSTWLAGWGSLAVNDFEGASITILYTNDTHSRLDPFPSNAREFSGLGGIAKRSSLVNKIRAEEDHVLLLDAGDVFQGTPWFDVYGGKVDFELMSEMGYDAMAIGNHEFDLGLEGFAEAAQLANFPFLAANYSTLNTPIHPFVKRQIIKEFDGFKIGIFGLGIQFDGVIDRSLHEGVRYRDPSIISKRVVESLKNFHQCDYVICLSHLGYQYEGNRIDDVKLAGSVSGIDLIIGGHTHTFLEEPVPVENPDGSNTLITQMGHGGVHLGRIDLKVSDESEKPTITSQYYTIGEEI
- a CDS encoding TonB-dependent receptor plug domain-containing protein; its protein translation is MKQILFLSIITLSLMFAGCSSVGTSVSEESGRPEGSISDDMNYYQSLADYLRQVPGVNVNGSGNNASVNIRGVNSFTSGTTPLFVIDGHAIGHSYSEANRMLNPRDIDYVRVLKGNEAAIYGVRGGNGVVEIVTRKI
- a CDS encoding TonB-dependent receptor plug domain-containing protein, with translation MRQILLLSFFSLSLLFAGCGSVSNTVADENGRPEGSITDDKDYYRSLADYLRQVPGVSVRGSGDNAYVTIRGISSFSSGNSPLFVVDGQAVGNSYSQANRLLDPKYIDYVRVLKGPDAAIYGVRGANGVIEIATKKS
- a CDS encoding TonB-dependent receptor, whose translation is MKTFILLSLISLSLLVAGCSSVGSSVAGQNNDRPEGSVSDDNDYFTSLADYLQKVPGVNINSGVVTIRGYNSFDSRYSPITPLFVIDGNAIGYSYNEANKMVDPRYIDYVRVLKGPDAAIYGVRGGNGVVEIVTRKI
- a CDS encoding branched-chain amino acid aminotransferase, with protein sequence MNIKITQTDQSRISELDFNNLEFGRVFSDHMFEMVYRDGEWVEAEIKPYGPITFDPSLMALHYGQAIFEGMKAYYADEDTIHLFRPTDHHKRLNNSAKRLCMPEIEESVFMEALEKLLQLDYKWVPETHGHSLYIRPFMFASEEYIAATVSKEYRFYIITSPVAAYYKEGFNPVSLTTSDEYVRAAKGGTGEAKSAGNYGGSFLPARKAQQEGFTQVLWLDAKEHKYVEEVGTMNIFFLIGDTLITPQLAGTVLPGVTRRSVISLAKDWNLNVEERRISIDEVFEAHKNGSLKEIFGAGTAAVISPVGLIHHKGETVTLDREKIGPFAKKMFDAITGIQYGNIEDTHGWIHPVQISTAVLY